One genomic window of Medicago truncatula cultivar Jemalong A17 chromosome 1, MtrunA17r5.0-ANR, whole genome shotgun sequence includes the following:
- the LOC25482252 gene encoding F-box protein SKIP23, translated as MEEEADWSELPQELLNLISQQFDNEIDLIRFRSICTNWHSSSIPNHHRNILTIKFPLYIDSITNKTPFSDLSKHGFFIIKSPPQSLIHPWLTKITQNSTGKIKHYLPFRRHSSPSPSPVFDFNNFSLIHLVTNFIYSRHNTEYALYGCVKPAKVVAATSYGNKPIIVASFNCKGEEQLVVFKCGDENWKFIPEMSVYFGDIRAFKGQCYVVDKTGQTVTVGPDDSTVQLVAESLLAGGDIKFLVESKGDLLLADVYNRDIDDYDYDRARIGRIDMFKLNEKEKKWVKLANLGDRVLFLGSLCSFSASALDLCVPKGNCVIIMDDIFTCDPSMGYFLDLDDGRPLPLFDYPEYSKLFWPPPKWMV; from the coding sequence ATGGAGGAGGAGGCAGACTGGTCTGAACTGCCACAGGAGCTTCTGAATCTGATATCGCAACAATTCGACAACGAAATCGATCTCATTCGCTTCCGATCAATTTGTACCAATTGGCATTCTTCTTCCATCCCAAATCACCACCGTAACATTTTAACCATCAAATTCCCACTATACATTGATTCCATCACAAACAAAACTCCATTCTCTGATCTCTCCAAACACGGTttcttcatcatcaaatcaCCACCACAATCCCTAATTCATCCTTGGTTGACTAAAATAACACAAAACTCCACTGGAAAAATCAAACACTACCTCCCATTCCGCCGACATTCCTCACCTTCTCCTTCTCCCGTCTTTGATTTCAACAACTTCTCTCTCATTCATCTCGTAACCAACTTCATCTATTCACGTCACAACACAGAATATGCTCTTTATGGCTGCGTCAAACCTGCCAAAGTCGTTGCTGCCACATCCTATGGAAATAAACCTATCATCGTCGCCTCATTTAACTGTAAAGGAGAAGAACAACTGGTAGTGTTCAAATGCGGCGATGAGAATTGGAAGTTTATTCCTGAAATGTCAGTCTACTTTGGAGATATCCGTGCTTTCAAAGGTCAGTGTTATGTGGTAGACAAAACTGGACAGACTGTTACTGTTGGACCGGATGACTCAACTGTTCAGTTAGTGGCTGAATCTTTGCTTGCTGGCGGGGATATTAAATTCCTAGTGGAGAGCAAGGGTGATTTGTTGTTAGCAGATGTTTACAACCGTGATattgatgattatgattatgatcgTGCCAGGATTGGCAGGATTGACATGTTTAAGCTTAACGAAAAGGAGAAGAAGTGGGTGAAGTTGGCGAATTTAGGGGATAGAGTTTTGTTTTTGGGGTCCTTGTGTTCATTTTCTGCTTCTGCTTTGGATTTGTGTGTTCCCAAAGGGAATTGTGTGATCATTATGGATGATATCTTCACTTGTGATCCTTCTATGGGCTATTTTTTGGACTTGGATGATGGTCGACCTTTGCCTTTGTTCGATTATCCTGAATATTCTAAATTGTTCTGGCCACCTCCAAAGTGGATGGTCTAA
- the LOC25482253 gene encoding D-amino-acid transaminase, chloroplastic, with amino-acid sequence MACIRLIPHSQNLNSLVSHHHHHHVSYPQQHHFINFHRHVTKINALNNNSNKPDGVPLLSCSEAYERMKIFREKIKGKQQYLAMYSSIFGGITIDPEAMVIPMDDHMVHRGHGVFDTAAIMDGYLYELDQHLDRFLNSASRSKIDPPFDRESIRKILIQTVSASKCRKGALRYWLSAGPGDFQLSPSGCHQSALYAIVIQDMSPAVASVKSRGVKVITSSIPIKHPKFAITKSVNYLPNVLSKMEAEEAGAFAGIWLDDEGFVAEGPNMNVAFVTKEKELIMPYFDKILSGCTAKRVFTLAEGLLKQGKLQGIKMKNVTVEEGKKADEMMLLGSGVLVCPIVQWDEQVIGDGKEGPITHALSNLIVEDMKSSPPTVRTPVPY; translated from the exons ATGGCATGCATCAGATTGATTCCACATTCACAAAACCTAAATTCATTAGTATcacaccatcatcatcatcatgtttCCTATCCTCAACAACATCACTTCATCAATTTCCATCGCCACGTCACAAAAATCAATGCTCTCAATAATA ATTCCAATAAACCTGATGGTGTTCCTCTTTTATCTTGCTCCGAG GCCTATGAAAGGATGAAAATATTCAGAGAAAAGATAAAGGGAAAGCAGCAATACCTTGCTATGTACTCTAGTATTTTTGGTGGGATAACAATTGATCCAGAAGCTATGGTTATTCCTATGGATGACCACATGGTCCATAGAGGCCATGGTGTCTTTGATACTGCAGCAATAATGGACGG ATATCTGTACGAGCTAGATCAACACCTTGATCGCTTTCTAAATTCAGCATCAAGGTCTAAAATAGACCCACCATTTGATCGTGAAAGTATACGAAAAATTCTCATACAAACTGTGAGTGCTTCCAAATGTAGAAAAGGAGCACTAAGATATTGGTTATCAGCAGGACCTGGTGATTTTCAGCTCTCTCCCTCCGGCTGCCACCAGTCAGCACTTTATGCAATTGTAATACAGGATATGTCACCGGCCGTGGCATCAGTTAAGTCCAGAGGAGTTAAAGTCATTACTTCGTCTATTCCAATAAAACATCCCAAGTTTGCAATCACTAAGAGTGTGAATTACCTTCCAAATGTGTTATCAAAGATGGAGGCAGAAGAAGCCGGTGCTTTTGCTGGCATTTGGCTCGACGATGAAGGTTTTGTTGCTGAAGGACCGAATATGAATGTGGCTTTTGTCACTAAAGAGAAGGAACTTATAATGCCTTACTTTGACAAAATTCTAAGCGGATGTACCGCTAAGAGAGTTTTCACCCTTGCCGAGGGTTTATTGAAGCAGGGTAAACTTCAGgggataaaaatgaaaaatgtaactgtggaagaagggaagaaagcAGATGAAATGATGCTTCTTGGAAGTGGAGTTCTTGTTTGCCCTATAGTGCAGTGGGATGAACAGGTTATTGGAGACG GCAAAGAAGGGCCGATAACACATGCTCTCTCAAATctgattgtcgaggacatgaaATCAAGCCCCCCTACTGTTCGTACACCTGTTCCATATTGA